Proteins encoded by one window of Shewanella avicenniae:
- a CDS encoding PD-(D/E)XK nuclease-like domain-containing protein, with translation MKESAIKGLVTKLNKELDKLKSGEVLVKKNLHSEVYHRANGVSNSKLKLFISCPRKYQARYITGESEQKQNKAFDLGKAAHGLILEPEKFNSEFIRQPDDIAVRRGKAWDAFKDANPNKVIITGEDWTHCFGIRDAVLRHHFGARLLSGGRAEVSFFKRDATTGLIIKCRPDYMLGDLITDVKTAASSEPEAFGKHAASLLYHMQDAIYRDITGLPDFAFLAVEKEPPYVVTAPIMFDDDARQIGHAMYRDALGRLADAIDFNVFEGYSNKPVVISLKPWDKKKFEHLEQIEYEESASYAA, from the coding sequence ATGAAAGAGTCTGCGATCAAAGGGCTTGTTACCAAGTTAAATAAGGAATTGGACAAGCTTAAATCGGGCGAGGTGTTGGTTAAGAAAAACCTCCATTCTGAGGTTTACCATCGGGCCAATGGCGTTAGTAATTCCAAGCTAAAGCTGTTTATTAGCTGCCCTCGTAAGTATCAGGCGCGCTATATCACCGGCGAATCTGAGCAAAAACAAAATAAGGCATTCGATCTTGGCAAGGCTGCACACGGCCTGATTTTGGAGCCTGAAAAATTCAACTCAGAGTTTATCCGCCAACCGGATGACATTGCTGTCCGTCGAGGTAAGGCTTGGGATGCGTTCAAAGATGCGAACCCCAACAAAGTGATTATTACCGGTGAGGATTGGACGCATTGCTTTGGTATTCGCGACGCGGTTCTGCGCCACCATTTCGGTGCGCGCCTGCTGTCTGGTGGCCGTGCTGAGGTGTCATTCTTCAAACGCGATGCAACAACTGGCCTGATTATCAAATGTCGTCCTGACTACATGCTTGGCGATCTCATTACGGACGTTAAAACAGCGGCCAGCTCTGAGCCAGAGGCTTTCGGTAAGCACGCCGCGTCCCTGCTCTACCATATGCAGGATGCTATCTATCGCGATATTACCGGCCTGCCCGACTTCGCATTCTTAGCAGTCGAAAAAGAGCCGCCTTATGTAGTAACCGCGCCGATTATGTTCGACGACGATGCCCGTCAAATCGGTCATGCGATGTATCGCGATGCACTGGGGCGATTAGCCGATGCGATCGATTTCAATGTGTTTGAGGGGTACTCAAACAAGCCGGTGGTTATCTCGCTGAAGCCTTGGGATAAGAAGAAATTTGAACATTTAGAACAGATTGAATATGAGGAATCCGCGTCATACGCGGCGTAA
- a CDS encoding RecT family recombinase: MNQAIQQTEFNTNLPVGAENTTDLLLDSHAMTQIQAVARMMANGRATVPQHLQKNEADCFAVCIQAAQWKMNPFVVAQKTHLVGGTLGYEAQLVNAVVSSSTAIVGGFHYEWFGAWERVIGNFKEVTNPQGKTYIKPNWALADEKGLGVRVWATRRGEDEPKVLELLLSQAQVRNSTLWASDPKQQLAYLGVKRWARLYAPAVIMGVYTVDELEPSNNRIRDVNPRPNTAPKAKGSTLNSVIDEPQSDMDLVAEFHARIDDTSSVSILNQIASEIGVAVEENRIYETERKELLKHFKQAKQFIAQAEEMEAQEAAAE, encoded by the coding sequence ATGAACCAAGCTATTCAACAAACCGAATTCAATACAAACCTGCCTGTAGGCGCGGAAAACACCACGGACCTGCTGCTTGATAGCCATGCGATGACTCAAATACAGGCTGTGGCCAGAATGATGGCTAATGGCCGCGCTACGGTTCCGCAACATTTGCAAAAAAATGAGGCTGATTGCTTTGCGGTTTGCATTCAGGCAGCTCAATGGAAAATGAACCCGTTTGTCGTGGCTCAGAAAACCCATTTAGTCGGTGGGACTCTTGGCTATGAAGCGCAACTGGTTAACGCAGTGGTATCGTCCTCCACCGCTATTGTGGGCGGCTTCCATTATGAATGGTTCGGCGCTTGGGAGCGCGTCATTGGCAACTTTAAAGAGGTTACGAACCCACAGGGTAAAACCTACATAAAGCCAAATTGGGCGCTTGCCGACGAAAAAGGTCTAGGTGTTCGCGTCTGGGCTACTCGTCGCGGTGAAGATGAGCCTAAGGTGCTTGAGTTGCTACTTTCTCAGGCACAAGTGCGAAATTCTACGCTGTGGGCGTCTGACCCTAAGCAACAGTTGGCTTACTTGGGCGTGAAACGTTGGGCGCGCCTCTATGCCCCTGCTGTGATTATGGGCGTCTATACCGTGGATGAGTTAGAGCCTAGCAATAATCGAATCCGCGATGTTAACCCTCGCCCAAATACAGCGCCAAAAGCAAAAGGCTCAACATTGAATAGCGTCATCGACGAACCTCAAAGCGATATGGATCTCGTCGCTGAGTTCCATGCTCGAATTGATGATACTTCGTCGGTTTCAATACTTAACCAGATAGCGAGTGAAATCGGTGTCGCGGTTGAAGAAAACCGAATTTATGAAACTGAGCGTAAGGAACTGCTGAAACACTTTAAACAAGCCAAACAGTTCATTGCTCAGGCCGAGGAAATGGAAGCCCAAGAGGCTGCCGCTGAATAG
- a CDS encoding phage N-6-adenine-methyltransferase, protein MPVGFANSSTPVEIRNLWRTPDFAFVPLNNEFRFALDVAADAMNAKVPDNFITAEENALTVSWADRIPAGKPLTAWCNPPYDNIQPWLDKAHFEASTRGLTTVCFVPLTPDAGWWPTNASEIRQITGVRRKGDARNISGRVKFIRADTGKPVNGQNKGSCYIIFAPFTLGNMTTKYVPITQLIDDFETFQDMTDCGVYDA, encoded by the coding sequence ATGCCTGTAGGTTTTGCAAATAGCTCAACACCAGTCGAAATCCGTAACTTGTGGCGCACTCCCGATTTTGCCTTTGTGCCGCTTAATAACGAGTTTCGCTTTGCGCTAGATGTGGCTGCTGACGCTATGAACGCCAAGGTGCCTGATAACTTTATTACTGCCGAGGAAAATGCGCTGACAGTATCGTGGGCAGATCGCATTCCTGCGGGGAAGCCGTTAACTGCTTGGTGCAATCCACCTTATGACAATATCCAACCTTGGTTAGATAAGGCCCATTTCGAGGCGTCTACTCGCGGCCTAACAACGGTGTGCTTTGTTCCACTGACACCTGATGCTGGTTGGTGGCCGACCAACGCCAGTGAAATTCGCCAAATTACCGGTGTACGTCGTAAAGGTGATGCTCGCAATATATCGGGCCGCGTGAAGTTTATTCGCGCCGATACTGGCAAGCCGGTAAACGGCCAAAATAAAGGCTCGTGTTACATCATTTTTGCCCCGTTCACGCTGGGCAATATGACGACAAAATATGTGCCTATTACTCAACTGATTGATGATTTTGAAACGTTCCAAGATATGACTGATTGTGGGGTGTACGATGCCTGA
- a CDS encoding MerR family transcriptional regulator translates to MPDEIEYLSTNQLCLRYGGISKRTLLYWRESRGFPMPVFTARIALYAKKDVLAWEAENFNLTANQQNHECKSAA, encoded by the coding sequence ATGCCTGATGAAATTGAATATCTATCAACAAATCAACTATGTCTGCGCTACGGTGGGATCTCTAAACGTACCCTACTTTACTGGCGCGAATCTCGCGGCTTCCCGATGCCGGTGTTTACTGCTCGCATCGCGCTATATGCCAAGAAAGATGTGTTAGCGTGGGAGGCTGAAAACTTCAATCTCACAGCCAATCAACAAAATCATGAATGTAAAAGCGCAGCCTGA
- a CDS encoding type II toxin-antitoxin system Phd/YefM family antitoxin, translated as MAYQILTSVAASITELKKNPMGTALEGEGQPVAILNRNEPAFYIVPPALFGYFQELAEDAELNRIADERMQEPDFVEVNIDDL; from the coding sequence ATGGCGTATCAAATTTTGACATCTGTCGCAGCAAGTATCACCGAGCTAAAAAAGAACCCTATGGGTACGGCCTTGGAAGGTGAAGGACAGCCTGTGGCAATTCTCAATAGAAACGAACCTGCGTTTTATATCGTACCTCCGGCTCTGTTTGGCTACTTTCAAGAATTAGCTGAAGATGCAGAATTGAACCGTATCGCAGATGAGCGGATGCAAGAGCCAGATTTTGTCGAGGTCAACATCGATGACCTATAA
- a CDS encoding type II toxin-antitoxin system RelE family toxin, which translates to MTYKLKFDKRALKEWEKLGYPVKTQFKKKLEERLENPRVPSAKLSGHADRYKIKLRSAGYRLVYQVFDEEIVVTVIAIGKRENSDVYSLADNR; encoded by the coding sequence ATGACCTATAAGCTCAAATTTGATAAAAGAGCTTTGAAAGAATGGGAAAAATTAGGCTATCCGGTAAAAACTCAATTCAAAAAGAAATTAGAAGAACGCCTTGAGAATCCCCGAGTACCAAGCGCCAAATTAAGTGGTCATGCAGACCGCTACAAAATAAAATTACGTTCAGCTGGTTATCGGTTGGTATATCAGGTTTTTGATGAAGAAATCGTTGTTACCGTGATTGCGATTGGCAAGCGGGAAAACTCAGATGTTTACTCGTTGGCAGACAATCGCTGA
- a CDS encoding TerC family protein, giving the protein MTTVGTPMLWGAFALIVITMLAIDLMIQGRRGEYGMSVKQAAVWSVIWVSITFTFNAGLWWYLNSTAGHEVAAEQSVAFLTGYLIEKALAVDNLFVWLMLFNYFAVPPSLQRRVLVYGVLGAIILRTLMIFGGSWLISQFDWLLYVFGAFLIFTGAKMFFGGEEQENTADNPLIKWLQRHLRVTNTLENEHFLVKRNGLWYVTPLFLTLVMVELSDVIFALDSIPAIFAVTTDPFIVLTSNLFAILGLRAMYFLLVGMAEKFSLLKYGLAVILVFIGLKMTMVDFIHIPVAVSLGVVAMILIVTLVASIFIRQKAN; this is encoded by the coding sequence ATGACAACAGTCGGAACACCGATGCTATGGGGAGCTTTTGCTCTCATAGTTATCACAATGCTTGCTATTGATTTGATGATTCAAGGCCGCCGAGGCGAGTATGGCATGTCCGTCAAACAGGCAGCTGTCTGGTCTGTTATTTGGGTATCAATAACATTTACGTTCAACGCAGGTCTTTGGTGGTATTTAAATAGTACAGCTGGTCATGAAGTCGCAGCGGAGCAGTCAGTCGCATTTTTGACTGGCTATCTCATTGAAAAAGCGTTGGCCGTAGATAACTTATTTGTCTGGCTGATGTTATTTAACTATTTTGCTGTTCCTCCATCCTTACAGCGCCGAGTGTTAGTTTATGGTGTCCTAGGCGCTATTATATTGAGAACATTGATGATTTTCGGTGGCAGCTGGTTAATCTCCCAATTTGACTGGCTGTTGTATGTATTCGGTGCTTTTTTGATTTTTACCGGTGCCAAAATGTTTTTTGGTGGAGAAGAACAGGAAAATACCGCTGATAATCCTTTAATCAAATGGCTACAACGGCACCTTCGAGTTACTAACACGCTAGAAAATGAGCATTTTTTAGTGAAACGTAATGGACTTTGGTATGTCACACCGCTGTTTTTGACATTAGTAATGGTTGAGTTGAGTGATGTCATTTTTGCCCTTGATAGCATTCCCGCGATTTTTGCTGTTACCACAGACCCATTCATCGTTTTGACTTCCAACTTGTTTGCGATTCTAGGCTTGAGAGCTATGTATTTCTTGTTAGTTGGTATGGCAGAAAAGTTCTCATTGCTTAAATATGGACTAGCCGTAATTTTGGTTTTCATCGGGCTAAAGATGACGATGGTTGATTTCATCCATATACCAGTCGCGGTTTCGCTTGGCGTGGTTGCAATGATTCTTATAGTGACCTTGGTTGCAAGTATTTTTATTAGACAGAAAGCTAATTAG
- a CDS encoding DUF2026 family protein codes for MKFDITLKQYELIYKIVASVGRELSHGAGKSCQFYNVNGAIILEHLFKVKARPVMGMAFIRLTESGDTLTYAGVEEGNFYSSPDAFHCWIETENNIIDFTAPEYREALNQAGSPNLIERKMFQKQRSSACVSPDNMVNIGDFFFEENSALTALLLKNMFELPAAHDLAKISLEWCKKSRKKISNFEIINDLGEVTTIAPISNRLVGAW; via the coding sequence ATGAAGTTTGATATTACGCTTAAACAGTACGAGCTAATTTACAAAATTGTAGCAAGCGTAGGTCGAGAATTATCTCATGGGGCTGGCAAATCATGTCAATTTTACAATGTGAATGGGGCTATCATTTTAGAGCACCTATTTAAAGTTAAGGCGAGGCCTGTTATGGGAATGGCGTTTATTCGATTAACTGAAAGTGGCGACACGCTGACATATGCAGGTGTAGAAGAAGGTAATTTCTATAGTAGTCCAGATGCTTTTCATTGTTGGATTGAGACAGAGAATAATATCATTGATTTTACAGCACCAGAGTACAGAGAGGCGCTTAATCAGGCTGGTTCTCCAAATCTAATCGAAAGAAAGATGTTTCAGAAGCAAAGGTCTTCAGCTTGTGTGAGCCCAGATAATATGGTCAATATTGGTGATTTCTTCTTTGAGGAAAACTCAGCACTGACTGCACTTTTACTAAAAAATATGTTTGAACTACCAGCAGCCCACGATCTTGCAAAGATAAGTCTAGAGTGGTGTAAAAAGAGCAGAAAGAAGATTTCTAATTTTGAAATAATTAACGATTTAGGCGAAGTAACAACCATTGCACCAATAAGCAATAGACTAGTTGGAGCGTGGTAG
- a CDS encoding tyrosine-type recombinase/integrase: MLNNMWLEKNNGKIYEKEISKADRDGLSARLRNGKISFIYRPRLKDGRQIRITLGTFPRMSLKEARERVLELAQYVADGYDPRVKVKAQQIQNLTAPTFDNLFKIWFERQCKVVGREKHWRTYELHVQKEFGAIPYQELKRATMAQFLISKAAEVPDIAKRILGDLRMCFDYHLIAGTIEGDNILTGINARSLGIVKNQRTRVLNDADIRTLYRTMRFMDMNQKNAAILELLLFYGCRGGELRHTKRDWLDFEAMTWTVPPEFHKTGKKTKKPIIRPILPEMRHLWDALLEYSDCDWLCIAMDSKTAKSQRQMSGASLQDISRQVLIAASSKKFNDANGENPDWEPWSIHDLRRTARSYWSDLGEWAVCEKMLGHKLHGEADVYDRATYTDKMAVIYRQWWGIMKALEHGDENIVPLSRKRVV, encoded by the coding sequence ATGCTTAATAATATGTGGCTAGAAAAGAACAACGGGAAGATCTACGAAAAGGAGATCAGTAAGGCCGACCGTGACGGACTATCGGCTCGACTGAGAAACGGCAAGATCTCGTTTATCTACCGGCCAAGACTTAAAGACGGACGGCAAATCAGAATCACGCTGGGAACATTCCCACGCATGAGCCTAAAAGAAGCGCGAGAACGAGTTTTAGAATTGGCTCAATATGTGGCCGATGGCTATGATCCGCGAGTCAAAGTAAAGGCACAGCAAATCCAGAATCTAACAGCGCCAACCTTCGACAACCTATTCAAAATCTGGTTCGAACGACAGTGTAAAGTTGTGGGGCGCGAGAAGCACTGGCGCACCTACGAGTTACACGTTCAAAAGGAATTCGGCGCAATACCATACCAAGAGCTCAAACGAGCAACTATGGCCCAATTCCTAATTAGTAAGGCAGCAGAAGTCCCAGACATCGCAAAGCGTATCCTCGGTGATTTGCGTATGTGTTTTGACTACCACCTAATAGCGGGAACCATTGAGGGCGACAATATCCTAACCGGCATTAATGCACGCAGCTTAGGGATCGTTAAAAACCAACGAACTAGAGTTCTCAACGACGCAGATATTAGGACGCTATACCGCACCATGCGTTTTATGGATATGAACCAGAAGAACGCCGCCATTCTAGAGTTACTGCTTTTCTACGGGTGCCGTGGTGGCGAGTTACGCCACACCAAGCGCGACTGGCTTGATTTTGAGGCTATGACGTGGACCGTGCCGCCAGAATTCCACAAGACAGGGAAAAAGACCAAGAAGCCGATAATCAGGCCCATTCTGCCAGAAATGCGTCACCTATGGGATGCATTGCTCGAATACAGCGATTGTGACTGGCTTTGTATAGCAATGGATAGCAAGACCGCTAAATCGCAGCGACAAATGTCCGGAGCTTCACTACAGGACATATCGCGGCAGGTGCTAATTGCGGCAAGTAGTAAGAAATTCAACGACGCAAACGGCGAAAATCCAGATTGGGAGCCGTGGAGCATTCACGACCTGCGGCGAACAGCGCGCAGCTATTGGTCAGACTTAGGAGAGTGGGCTGTTTGTGAAAAGATGCTCGGCCATAAGCTACATGGTGAGGCAGACGTGTACGACCGCGCCACTTACACTGACAAAATGGCAGTTATCTATCGGCAGTGGTGGGGGATAATGAAAGCGCTAGAACACGGTGATGAAAACATCGTGCCCTTGAGCAGAAAGAGAGTTGTTTAA
- the lpxA gene encoding acyl-ACP--UDP-N-acetylglucosamine O-acyltransferase, translating to MIHETAIVHPDAQIGKNVTIGPWTYVGPDVVIGDDCWLGSHVVVKGPTVIGKGNKIFQFASVGEECQDKKYAGEATRLEIGDNNVIRESVTIHRGTVQDQGLTKIGSNNLLMAYVHVAHDCVVGNNVIMANNASIAGHCKVDDWAILGGMTGVHQFVHIGAHAFTAGASLILQDVPPFVMASGQAASPRGLNFEGMKRRGFSKESQQALRRAYKTLYRSSLTVDEAVAALQDDIANDEQVKLFIDFVTSSQRGIIR from the coding sequence GTGATTCATGAAACCGCTATTGTCCATCCGGACGCTCAAATTGGTAAAAACGTTACTATCGGCCCATGGACGTATGTAGGTCCAGACGTTGTGATTGGGGATGATTGTTGGCTTGGTTCACACGTTGTCGTGAAAGGCCCGACCGTTATTGGTAAAGGCAACAAAATCTTCCAATTCGCTTCAGTGGGCGAAGAGTGTCAAGATAAAAAGTACGCTGGCGAAGCCACGCGCTTAGAGATAGGTGACAATAACGTAATTCGTGAATCTGTCACGATTCACCGTGGTACGGTGCAGGATCAAGGGCTGACTAAGATTGGCTCTAACAATTTACTGATGGCTTATGTGCATGTTGCCCACGATTGCGTGGTCGGCAATAACGTCATTATGGCAAACAACGCCTCAATTGCGGGTCATTGTAAAGTGGATGACTGGGCTATTCTGGGCGGTATGACTGGCGTGCACCAATTCGTCCATATCGGGGCGCATGCCTTTACTGCTGGCGCCAGCCTGATTTTGCAAGACGTGCCACCGTTTGTCATGGCATCAGGACAAGCGGCATCTCCTCGTGGGTTAAACTTTGAAGGCATGAAGCGTCGTGGTTTTTCAAAAGAAAGCCAGCAAGCACTGCGTCGTGCCTATAAGACGCTTTATCGTAGCAGCCTCACAGTTGATGAAGCTGTAGCGGCACTGCAAGATGACATCGCTAACGATGAGCAAGTAAAACTGTTCATTGATTTCGTCACATCATCACAACGAGGCATTATTCGCTGA
- the fabZ gene encoding 3-hydroxyacyl-ACP dehydratase FabZ translates to MSNELNTMDIQEILAFLPHRYPFLLVDRVLDFTPGETLTAIKNVTINEPFFQGHFPIQPVMPGVLILEAMAQATGLLAFKTMSEKPSPNVLYYFAGIDNARFKRVVGPGDQIRFDVKMIKERRGIGVFYGEASVDGELACSAEIMCARREIRS, encoded by the coding sequence ATGTCCAATGAATTGAACACAATGGATATCCAAGAAATTTTGGCATTTTTGCCACACCGATATCCATTTTTGCTGGTCGACCGCGTACTTGACTTTACGCCGGGTGAAACTTTGACCGCAATTAAGAATGTCACTATTAATGAACCCTTCTTCCAAGGGCATTTCCCTATTCAACCTGTGATGCCGGGCGTGCTGATCCTCGAAGCAATGGCGCAGGCCACTGGGTTGTTGGCATTCAAAACCATGAGTGAAAAACCATCGCCAAACGTACTTTATTATTTTGCTGGTATTGATAATGCACGCTTTAAGCGTGTTGTTGGCCCTGGCGATCAAATTCGTTTCGATGTGAAAATGATCAAAGAACGCCGAGGGATTGGTGTGTTTTATGGTGAAGCAAGTGTTGACGGCGAGTTAGCTTGCTCTGCTGAAATCATGTGTGCCCGTAGAGAGATTCGTTCGTGA
- the lpxD gene encoding UDP-3-O-(3-hydroxymyristoyl)glucosamine N-acyltransferase codes for MKAVSLKQLAEHLGAELRGDGDITVSSVASLESATAGQVAFLSNPKLKQQLETTQASAVILKADMADSYSGNVLILQDPYVGFARTAQLLDTTPKAAELIHPSAVIDPSAKLGKGVAVAANAVIGANVIIGENAQIGAGTVISQDCVIGSDCILWANVTVYHNVHLGQACIIHSGAVLGSDGFGYANERGTWIKIPQTGGVRIGNRVEIGAGTTVDRGALEHTEIHDGCIIDNQVQIAHNDIIGENTAIAGCTVLAGSVTIGRYCIIGGACAISGHLTITDGVHLSGGTNVTNDVKEPGLYSSATVAMDNRLWRKNTVRFRQLDELFQRVRKLEKSVTPNEE; via the coding sequence ATGAAAGCTGTTTCATTAAAACAGCTCGCTGAGCATTTGGGTGCTGAGTTACGAGGAGACGGTGATATCACAGTCTCCTCTGTTGCTTCTTTAGAAAGTGCAACTGCCGGTCAAGTCGCTTTCCTTTCAAACCCCAAATTGAAGCAGCAGCTGGAAACAACACAAGCCTCCGCGGTGATATTAAAAGCGGACATGGCGGATAGTTATTCTGGTAACGTGTTGATCTTACAAGATCCATACGTGGGTTTTGCCCGTACCGCACAATTGTTGGATACCACACCGAAAGCGGCGGAGTTGATTCATCCATCGGCGGTTATCGACCCTTCTGCCAAATTAGGCAAAGGCGTTGCTGTTGCTGCTAATGCGGTGATCGGTGCCAATGTGATTATCGGTGAGAATGCACAGATTGGTGCAGGAACCGTCATTAGCCAAGATTGCGTTATCGGCTCAGATTGTATTCTTTGGGCAAATGTGACCGTTTATCACAACGTTCATCTAGGCCAAGCCTGTATTATTCATTCGGGTGCAGTACTGGGTTCTGACGGCTTTGGTTATGCCAACGAACGTGGTACATGGATTAAAATCCCGCAAACCGGCGGTGTGCGTATTGGTAATCGCGTTGAAATAGGCGCGGGGACCACAGTTGACCGCGGTGCACTTGAACATACAGAAATCCATGATGGTTGCATCATTGATAACCAAGTGCAGATTGCTCATAACGACATTATTGGGGAAAATACCGCAATTGCTGGATGTACTGTACTTGCCGGTAGCGTCACTATTGGACGTTATTGCATTATCGGCGGGGCATGCGCAATTTCCGGTCATTTAACCATTACCGATGGTGTACATCTCTCGGGTGGCACCAATGTCACCAATGATGTAAAAGAGCCTGGGCTATACTCATCTGCAACTGTTGCGATGGATAACCGCTTGTGGCGTAAAAACACTGTACGTTTCCGCCAGTTGGATGAGTTGTTCCAACGCGTGCGTAAATTGGAAAAATCGGTAACGCCGAACGAAGAATAA
- a CDS encoding OmpH family outer membrane protein yields the protein MKKIVNGALVSMMLAGAPLAAHAEKLAVVDMGTVFQQIPQREQITDALKKEFGDRMAAVQKMQDDLKGMMEKQQRDAAIMTEAQKTDLVRKMDQIKADLQLKGKALDEDLRSRQGEEQNKLLVKVQKAINDIAKKEQYDMVLQRGAVIYVKPEADISGKVVEELSKGQ from the coding sequence TTGAAAAAGATAGTGAATGGCGCTCTAGTGTCTATGATGTTGGCGGGTGCGCCTCTTGCTGCCCATGCAGAGAAGTTAGCTGTGGTGGATATGGGAACCGTGTTCCAGCAGATCCCTCAGCGCGAACAGATCACTGATGCACTGAAAAAAGAATTCGGCGATCGCATGGCCGCAGTTCAAAAAATGCAAGATGATTTGAAAGGCATGATGGAAAAGCAGCAACGTGATGCCGCTATCATGACTGAAGCGCAAAAGACTGATCTGGTTCGTAAAATGGACCAAATCAAAGCTGATCTTCAGTTGAAAGGTAAAGCGCTGGATGAAGATCTGCGTAGCCGCCAAGGTGAAGAGCAAAACAAGTTGCTGGTGAAAGTTCAAAAAGCCATCAATGACATTGCGAAGAAAGAACAATACGACATGGTATTGCAACGTGGTGCAGTTATCTATGTTAAGCCTGAGGCAGACATCAGCGGTAAAGTTGTTGAAGAGCTGAGCAAAGGTCAGTAA